In the Olleya sp. Hel_I_94 genome, one interval contains:
- a CDS encoding glycosyltransferase family 2 protein: MALIIVHNKNKVISILDDNFKPISNFELGKSMPKTLQLIALQFDNQLVVWCHQILLNYLNSEALNDIFHHNRVLASFNPTETDYFPKQLGYIERSFVLKINKTVTFPTWLMSSHVGGINTAVLILLNKQLNFNQNADYFLTSLAKLTTSEGLFCYSEPRLLKPGSKSLDIIKQASTFTLFKFVKQHYKWVWVFFLSFGLLIFEKKITLLPLIRSLFVKKLSTTFNLEAIPIQSTKTVITKHEIDVIIPTIGRKQYLYDVLKDLAAQTLMPKNVIIVEQNPLEGSVSELNYLNNQEWPFTIKHTFTHQSGVCNARNLALSQVDSEWTFLGDDDNRFDSKLIESLFNHIGQYGVQVGITVYLQANEVQTYLKTAQTSIFGAGNSIIKSSLIQKVKFNLNYEFNYGEDTDFGMQLRNLGEDVVYFADIKIDHLKAPIGGYRTKVTHPWSDDKIAPKPSPTIQLLYQTYFTPKQLLGYKLLLGLRSYKNSDIKNPWTYITYYKKQWKRSQFWCAKLPNV, encoded by the coding sequence ATGGCATTGATTATAGTTCATAACAAGAATAAAGTAATTTCAATTTTAGATGATAACTTTAAGCCTATATCTAATTTTGAGTTGGGTAAATCTATGCCTAAAACTTTGCAATTAATTGCATTGCAATTTGATAATCAATTAGTAGTATGGTGTCATCAAATTCTTTTAAATTATTTGAATAGTGAGGCTTTAAATGATATATTTCATCATAATCGTGTTTTAGCAAGTTTTAACCCGACAGAGACAGATTATTTTCCTAAGCAATTAGGTTATATAGAGCGTTCTTTTGTGTTAAAAATTAATAAAACTGTAACCTTTCCAACTTGGCTGATGAGTAGTCATGTAGGAGGAATCAATACAGCAGTGTTAATTTTATTAAACAAACAATTAAATTTTAATCAAAACGCTGATTATTTTTTAACATCTTTAGCTAAATTGACTACTTCAGAAGGTCTATTTTGTTATTCAGAACCTAGATTGCTAAAACCTGGTTCTAAATCATTGGACATAATAAAGCAGGCTTCAACGTTTACTCTGTTTAAGTTTGTTAAGCAACATTACAAATGGGTTTGGGTATTTTTTTTAAGTTTTGGATTATTGATTTTTGAAAAAAAAATAACGCTATTACCATTAATCAGAAGCCTATTTGTAAAAAAACTCAGCACAACATTTAATTTAGAAGCAATACCAATTCAGTCCACCAAAACTGTAATTACTAAACACGAGATTGATGTTATCATCCCTACCATTGGTAGAAAACAATATTTATACGATGTTTTAAAAGATTTAGCTGCCCAAACGCTAATGCCTAAAAATGTGATTATTGTAGAGCAAAATCCTTTAGAGGGATCTGTGTCAGAATTAAATTATTTAAACAATCAAGAGTGGCCTTTTACAATTAAACACACCTTTACGCATCAATCAGGTGTTTGTAATGCACGTAACTTAGCCTTATCTCAAGTAGACAGTGAATGGACCTTTTTAGGAGATGATGATAATAGGTTTGACTCCAAATTAATTGAGTCTTTATTTAACCATATTGGCCAATATGGTGTCCAAGTAGGTATAACAGTTTATTTGCAAGCCAATGAGGTGCAAACCTATTTAAAAACAGCACAGACTAGTATTTTTGGGGCAGGAAATAGTATTATAAAATCAAGCCTAATCCAAAAGGTGAAATTTAATTTAAACTACGAGTTTAACTATGGAGAAGATACCGATTTTGGAATGCAGTTGCGAAATTTAGGAGAAGATGTGGTGTACTTTGCAGACATAAAAATAGACCATCTTAAAGCACCAATTGGTGGTTATCGTACTAAAGTTACACATCCATGGTCAGATGATAAAATTGCACCAAAACCATCACCAACCATACAGTTGTTGTATCAAACTTATTTTACACCAAAACAATTATTAGGTTATAAACTATTATTAGGTTTACGCAGCTATAAAAATAGTGATATTAAAAACCCATGGACCTATATTACCTATTATAAAAAACAATGGAAACGTAGTCAATTTTGGTGTGCTAAATTACCAAATGTTTAA
- a CDS encoding glycosyltransferase family 4 protein, with protein sequence MHIAFLTSEYPHPKVSHAAGIATSIKNLAVALVDKGEQVTVFVYHQNEDTIIDDQGVTIHLIKKKKYKVFTWYFYRKQLQYYINKVVKYEAIDLIEAPDWTGITAFMKFNIPLVIRLHGSDAYFCKLDKRKQKFKNFLFEKMGLLKASAYIAPTTFAGEETAKIFGLNRKKIKTIHYGLQLSHFENQTPKVYEDKTILCIGTIIRKKGVLELAEIFNTILKTEPSAKLKLIGGDAPDIKTGHKSTFALMQSIFTDQAKQNVEYLGKIPYSDVKAHIKKAHVCTFPSFAETLGMVTIESMALQKPVVNTSIGWAQELIHDGVNGFLVHPSDIETYSKTILRLFKDPELSATIGRAARKKTELSFDINCIADKNITFYNDVILKRV encoded by the coding sequence ATGCACATCGCTTTTTTAACATCAGAGTATCCACATCCTAAAGTGTCTCACGCTGCAGGAATAGCCACTAGTATAAAAAATCTAGCAGTTGCTTTAGTTGATAAAGGTGAGCAAGTTACTGTTTTTGTGTATCATCAAAATGAAGACACTATCATAGATGACCAAGGTGTTACGATTCATTTAATTAAGAAAAAAAAGTACAAAGTCTTTACTTGGTATTTTTACAGAAAACAGCTTCAGTATTATATTAATAAAGTAGTTAAGTATGAAGCTATAGATTTAATTGAAGCACCAGATTGGACTGGTATTACAGCTTTTATGAAATTTAATATTCCGTTGGTAATTAGACTACATGGAAGTGATGCTTACTTTTGTAAATTAGATAAACGCAAACAAAAGTTTAAAAATTTTCTCTTTGAGAAAATGGGTTTATTAAAAGCATCAGCTTATATTGCTCCAACAACATTTGCAGGAGAAGAGACTGCTAAGATTTTTGGTTTAAACCGAAAAAAAATTAAAACTATTCATTATGGTTTACAATTAAGTCACTTTGAGAATCAAACACCAAAAGTTTACGAAGACAAAACCATTTTATGTATTGGTACAATTATTAGGAAAAAAGGTGTTTTAGAGCTAGCTGAAATTTTTAATACAATATTAAAAACAGAACCTAGCGCTAAATTAAAATTAATAGGAGGTGATGCTCCAGACATAAAAACAGGACACAAGTCCACTTTTGCCTTAATGCAGTCTATATTTACAGATCAAGCAAAACAAAATGTAGAGTATTTAGGTAAAATACCTTACAGTGATGTTAAAGCACATATTAAAAAAGCCCATGTTTGTACTTTTCCTAGTTTTGCTGAAACTTTAGGTATGGTTACTATAGAGAGTATGGCTTTACAAAAACCGGTGGTAAATACTAGCATTGGTTGGGCACAAGAGCTGATTCATGATGGTGTGAATGGATTTTTAGTGCATCCTTCGGATATTGAAACTTACAGTAAAACCATATTAAGATTATTTAAAGATCCTGAGTTATCGGCAACAATAGGTCGTGCTGCTAGAAAAAAAACTGAATTATCTTTCGATATTAATTGTATTGCAGATAAAAATATTACCTTTTATAACGATGTAATTTTAAAAAGAGTTTAA
- a CDS encoding UDP-glycosyltransferase: MKKKVFVFFPDGVGLRNFAFTDFKSIGEQHGFNITYWNNTVFSLKDHLGFNEVKIDNHQIHPLTPIYSRARKRAELNVSQDKFNDDVYPTYKFPFNYKGVKNTLKSLYTKLLIGLYSSEKGVEKIRQKINTLERQNPKYAYCKAQLQQHKPDLIFCTTQRATQSISALLAAKDLGIPTVAFVYSWDNVPKAMQVVETDYYCVWSDHMKREVLQYYPFVKAEQVFVTGTPQFEPHYDTSLKQSRADFFKQYNLDVNKKYICYSGDDETTSPLDQYYLEDLVNTVRRLNAKGENLGIIYRKCPVDFTTRYDAVIQANKDVIEVLDPVWKPIGDQWNQVLPAKEDFKMLYNVCEHSEFVTNVCSSTVFDFVAHNKACIYYNYEQPQLKKGIRDICQNYNYVHFRSMPSDKAAVFCTDKNDLEHLVKQILDGQLSNVAEGKRWYEIIVGTTPTKASENIWKAIDVILN, from the coding sequence ATGAAAAAAAAAGTATTTGTCTTTTTTCCTGATGGTGTTGGTTTACGCAACTTTGCCTTCACAGATTTTAAATCTATTGGAGAACAGCATGGTTTTAATATCACGTATTGGAATAATACTGTTTTTTCGTTAAAAGATCATTTGGGTTTTAATGAAGTTAAGATAGATAACCATCAAATCCATCCATTAACACCAATTTATTCTCGTGCTAGAAAGCGAGCCGAATTGAATGTGTCTCAGGATAAATTTAATGATGACGTGTATCCTACTTATAAGTTTCCTTTTAATTATAAAGGTGTAAAAAACACGCTTAAAAGTTTATATACCAAGTTACTTATAGGGTTATATTCTTCTGAAAAAGGTGTTGAAAAAATCAGACAAAAAATAAATACATTAGAGCGTCAAAATCCTAAATACGCCTATTGTAAAGCACAATTACAACAACATAAACCCGATTTAATATTTTGCACAACACAACGTGCCACACAATCTATAAGTGCGTTATTAGCTGCTAAAGATTTAGGCATTCCTACGGTTGCTTTTGTTTACTCATGGGATAATGTACCCAAAGCGATGCAAGTGGTGGAGACTGATTATTATTGTGTTTGGAGTGACCACATGAAGCGTGAAGTGTTACAATACTATCCTTTTGTAAAAGCAGAACAAGTGTTTGTAACAGGGACGCCACAGTTTGAACCACATTATGATACTAGCTTAAAACAAAGTCGAGCAGACTTTTTTAAGCAATACAATTTAGACGTAAATAAAAAATATATATGTTATTCTGGTGATGACGAAACGACGTCACCTTTAGATCAATATTATTTAGAAGATTTAGTAAATACAGTCAGGCGTTTAAATGCTAAAGGCGAAAATTTAGGTATTATTTACAGGAAGTGTCCCGTGGATTTTACAACCAGATACGATGCTGTAATCCAAGCTAATAAAGATGTTATCGAGGTTTTGGATCCCGTTTGGAAGCCAATAGGAGACCAATGGAACCAGGTATTACCAGCAAAGGAAGACTTTAAAATGTTGTATAATGTTTGCGAACATTCAGAGTTTGTAACAAACGTTTGTTCATCCACAGTTTTTGATTTTGTTGCGCATAATAAAGCTTGCATTTATTATAATTATGAGCAACCGCAACTTAAAAAAGGGATTAGAGATATATGTCAAAACTATAACTACGTGCATTTTAGAAGTATGCCAAGTGATAAAGCAGCAGTGTTTTGTACCGATAAAAACGATTTGGAGCATTTAGTAAAACAAATATTAGATGGTCAATTATCAAATGTGGCAGAAGGAAAAAGATGGTACGAGATTATCGTTGGTACCACACCCACTAAAGCCTCAGAAAATATTTGGAAGGCAATTGACGTAATACTTAATTAA
- a CDS encoding N-acetylneuraminate synthase family protein, translating to MNTYKKPYIIAEIGCNHKGDMQIAKELIQMAKIFCNVDAVKFQKRHNIELLTEEQYNSPHPNPSNSYGDTYGAHREYLEFDVAQHQELKDFCESIGIDYSTSVWDLTSAKEIASLQPKFIKIPSACNNNVIMLAWLCENYKGELHISTGMTTKDEIEDLVKLFTKHNRAKDLVLYNCTSGYPVPFEDVCLLDINLLIENYGNQVKDIGFSGHHLGIAVDVAAYTLGAPIIERHYTLDRTWKGTDHAASLEPMGLRKLSRDLNAVHKALTFKSQDILPIEQVQRDKLKNQKG from the coding sequence ATGAATACCTACAAAAAACCTTACATCATAGCAGAGATTGGATGTAATCATAAAGGCGATATGCAAATTGCTAAAGAGTTAATCCAAATGGCTAAAATATTTTGTAATGTAGATGCTGTCAAGTTTCAGAAGCGTCATAATATTGAGCTGCTAACGGAAGAACAATATAATAGTCCACACCCAAATCCTTCCAACTCGTATGGTGACACTTATGGTGCACATAGAGAGTATTTAGAGTTTGATGTAGCTCAACATCAAGAACTTAAAGATTTTTGCGAATCTATTGGTATTGATTATTCAACCTCTGTTTGGGATTTAACATCAGCAAAAGAGATTGCTTCATTACAGCCAAAGTTTATCAAAATACCTTCGGCTTGTAATAATAATGTTATCATGTTAGCATGGTTATGTGAAAATTACAAAGGCGAACTTCATATTTCTACAGGAATGACCACTAAAGATGAAATTGAAGATTTAGTAAAATTGTTTACTAAACACAATAGAGCCAAAGATTTAGTATTATACAACTGTACCTCTGGCTATCCTGTACCCTTTGAAGATGTTTGTTTATTAGATATTAATCTATTGATTGAAAACTACGGTAATCAAGTCAAGGATATTGGTTTTTCTGGACACCATTTAGGTATTGCAGTAGATGTTGCAGCTTACACCTTAGGTGCACCAATTATTGAGCGTCATTATACCTTAGATCGTACTTGGAAAGGAACGGATCATGCTGCGTCATTGGAGCCTATGGGATTACGTAAATTATCAAGAGATTTAAATGCAGTGCATAAAGCATTAACATTTAAAAGCCAAGACATTTTACCTATAGAGCAAGTGCAACGTGATAAATTAAAAAATCAAAAAGGATAA
- a CDS encoding acylneuraminate cytidylyltransferase, giving the protein MKTIGFIPLRKGSKGIPGKNKRKMVGRPLYTWVLGEALHSNLDAVYVYTDDQSILDFITKEYHYTDKIKGLLRSDSSATDTASTESAMLEFAETIDYDFDVFCLLQATSPFTTAQDINNCLTALDNGKDSALTVVNTHRFLWNADGTAINYNPSKRPRRQDFEGLLIENGAVYTCNKQVLQDHKNRLGNNIGIVKMPEDSLHEIDTESDWITVENLLIARQQQLKKAEKITHLVLDVDGVFTDGTITYTKDGEHTKSFDMRDGMGLEILRQFGVEVMIMTSEQSELVAKRMQKLQIKQVFLGVKDKYTLLQTLSRQQGFSLNNVAYVGDDVNDMSNICSVGWSLAPQNAMTEIKTIADVVLSKPSGAGAIREACQFIKNYNKRY; this is encoded by the coding sequence ATGAAAACAATAGGTTTTATTCCTTTACGTAAAGGGTCAAAAGGTATTCCTGGTAAAAATAAACGTAAAATGGTTGGAAGACCATTGTACACTTGGGTTTTAGGTGAAGCATTACACTCTAATTTAGATGCGGTTTATGTGTATACAGACGACCAATCCATATTAGATTTTATTACAAAAGAATACCATTATACAGATAAAATCAAAGGGCTTTTAAGAAGTGACAGTAGCGCAACAGATACTGCTTCCACAGAAAGTGCTATGTTGGAATTTGCAGAAACAATAGACTACGATTTTGATGTATTTTGCTTACTACAAGCGACGTCACCTTTTACTACAGCACAAGACATTAATAATTGTTTGACCGCTTTGGATAACGGGAAAGATTCCGCATTAACTGTTGTTAATACCCATCGTTTTTTATGGAATGCAGATGGTACAGCTATAAACTACAATCCTAGCAAGCGTCCTAGACGTCAAGATTTTGAAGGCTTGTTAATCGAGAATGGAGCAGTTTATACTTGTAATAAACAGGTGTTACAAGATCATAAAAATAGACTAGGAAATAACATAGGTATTGTTAAAATGCCAGAAGATAGTTTACACGAAATTGATACGGAATCCGATTGGATTACAGTAGAAAACCTTTTAATAGCACGTCAACAACAATTAAAAAAAGCTGAGAAAATCACACATTTAGTCTTAGATGTTGATGGAGTTTTTACGGACGGAACCATAACTTATACCAAGGATGGCGAACATACCAAAAGCTTTGACATGCGTGATGGCATGGGATTAGAGATTTTAAGACAATTTGGCGTTGAGGTTATGATTATGACAAGTGAGCAATCCGAGTTGGTTGCAAAACGCATGCAGAAGCTTCAAATTAAGCAAGTGTTTTTAGGTGTAAAAGATAAATACACGTTACTTCAAACCTTATCAAGACAACAAGGCTTTTCGTTAAATAATGTGGCTTATGTAGGTGATGATGTCAACGATATGTCTAATATTTGTAGCGTTGGTTGGTCATTAGCACCACAAAATGCCATGACCGAAATTAAAACCATAGCAGACGTTGTATTATCAAAACCATCTGGAGCAGGAGCCATCAGAGAAGCTTGTCAGTTTATTAAAAATTATAATAAAAGATATTAA
- a CDS encoding MBOAT family O-acyltransferase → MYFNSLDFALFLPIVFILYWFVTNKNLKLQNALLVLASYVFYGWWDWRFLSLIVFSSLVDYTIGLQLNHTVQPSKRKLLLWTSILVNLGFLGFFKYYNFFVDSFVDAFSFFGSPIQPNTLDIILPVGISFYTFQTLSYTIDVYKRKLEPTQDIVSFLAFVSFFPQLVAGPIERATNLLPQFYKKRQFHYSQAVDGCRQILWGFFKKVVIADNCAEYANQIFNNSSEHPGSTLLIGALFFTFQIYGDFSGYSDIAIGTSRLFGFNLKQNFAFPYFSRDIAEFWRRWHISLSTWFRDYLYIPLGGSQGGTWMKVRNTFIIFLVSGFWHGANWTFIIWGFLNALYFLPLLLVKRNRTNLDVVAQDSKLPNIKELVQMGLTFGLTVIAWVFFRAESVTHAFTYLKGLFSTSLLTAPTIRPTNLLVLILFFIGIEWIGRRQQYAIEVLLLKQSRVIRWAFYMIIIAIIFVFSSDNQQEFIYFQF, encoded by the coding sequence GCGTTATTAGTTTTGGCTAGTTATGTGTTTTATGGCTGGTGGGATTGGCGTTTTTTATCTTTAATTGTTTTTAGTTCTCTTGTGGATTACACCATTGGATTACAATTAAACCATACAGTACAACCCTCTAAAAGAAAGTTGTTGTTATGGACCAGTATCCTTGTTAACTTAGGGTTTTTAGGTTTTTTTAAATATTATAATTTCTTTGTCGATAGTTTTGTTGACGCCTTCTCGTTTTTTGGGAGTCCAATTCAGCCTAATACTTTAGATATTATTTTGCCTGTTGGTATTAGCTTTTACACCTTTCAAACCTTAAGTTACACCATAGATGTTTATAAGCGAAAACTTGAGCCAACACAAGATATTGTATCATTTTTAGCCTTTGTTAGTTTTTTTCCACAATTAGTGGCAGGACCAATAGAACGAGCTACCAATTTGCTGCCACAGTTTTATAAAAAACGCCAATTTCATTATAGTCAAGCTGTGGATGGATGTAGACAAATACTTTGGGGATTTTTTAAAAAAGTAGTTATTGCAGACAATTGTGCCGAGTATGCTAATCAGATCTTTAATAACTCATCGGAACATCCTGGTAGTACTTTGCTAATAGGTGCATTATTTTTTACTTTTCAGATTTATGGTGATTTTTCTGGGTATTCTGATATTGCAATCGGAACCTCAAGATTATTTGGTTTTAACTTAAAGCAAAACTTTGCCTTTCCATATTTTTCAAGAGATATAGCCGAATTTTGGCGACGCTGGCACATATCCTTATCCACATGGTTTCGGGATTATTTATACATTCCATTAGGAGGAAGTCAAGGTGGCACTTGGATGAAAGTGCGTAACACGTTTATAATATTTTTAGTCAGTGGGTTTTGGCATGGTGCCAATTGGACATTTATTATTTGGGGATTTTTAAATGCGCTTTATTTTTTACCATTATTATTGGTCAAACGTAACAGAACTAATTTAGATGTTGTAGCACAAGATTCAAAATTACCAAATATAAAAGAACTGGTGCAAATGGGACTTACTTTTGGTCTAACCGTTATTGCTTGGGTCTTTTTTAGGGCAGAAAGCGTTACACATGCATTTACGTATTTAAAAGGTCTATTTAGTACTAGTTTATTAACTGCACCAACCATTAGACCAACTAATTTACTAGTGCTTATTCTATTTTTTATAGGAATAGAATGGATTGGAAGACGTCAGCAATATGCAATAGAAGTGTTATTGCTTAAACAATCTAGAGTTATTAGATGGGCTTTTTATATGATTATAATCGCTATCATTTTTGTTTTTAGTAGTGATAATCAGCAAGAGTTTATATATTTTCAATTTTAA